A section of the Alligator mississippiensis isolate rAllMis1 chromosome 8, rAllMis1, whole genome shotgun sequence genome encodes:
- the MRPL38 gene encoding large ribosomal subunit protein mL38 isoform X2 has translation MAAPMLAAARAGARAFSTAAALCRRTAPLGPMPNEDIDVSKLDILEKYRSFTLYFKAAEKESKKTPWWRTYKKYITSEQDEDAKINIGLPCYRPTRSQELKMRKEIMKQNRQNVDMERATRLRTLQIPLDEVRAEWEKRSGPFHKQRVAEYYGIYRDLFSGATFAPRVILRVEYSQDDEHVVPVYHGNMVTPTEAYRPPEVMYEADEGTLWTLLLTNLDGHLRDTASEYIHWLVTNIPGNDVGAGKEICHYFPPFPAKGTGYHRFTFLLFKQDRLIDFSEDVRPTPCHSLKMRTFKTFDFYRKHEKDMTPAGLAFFQCQWDDTVTHVFRQLLDMKEPVFDFVRPSVYHPPQKKFPHLQPLRYLDRYRDSDEPTYGIY, from the exons ATGGCGGCGCCCATGCTGGCGGCGGCGCGGGCCGGGGCGCGGGCGTTCAGCACCGCCG CTGCACTCTGTAGAAGGACAGCCCCTCTCGGGCCAATGCCTAACGAAGATATAGATGTCAGCAAATTGGATATATTGGAGAAATACCGAAGCTTCACACTCTATTTCAAAGCAGCTGAAAAAGAAAGTAAGAAGACGCCTTGGTGGAGAACATACAAGAAGTACATAACGTCAGAGCAAG ATGAAGATGCAAAGATAAACATTGGCCTGCCTTGCTATAGACCAACACGGTCCCAGGAACTCAAGATGAGAAAAGAGATCATGAAACAGAACCGCCAGAATGTGGATATGGAAAGAGCGACCCGACTCAGAACAT TGCAGATTCCACTTGATGAAGTCAGAGCTGAGTGGGAGAAACGTAGCGGCCCCTTCCACAAGCAACGGGTTGCAGAATATTATGGGATCTATCGGGATCTGTTCAGTGGAGCCACCTTTGCACCCAGAGTTATCTTGCGAGTAGAATACAGCCAAGATGATGAGCATGTTGTACCAGTATATCATGGGAACATGGTGACACCCACCGAG GCTTACAGGCCACCTGAGGTGATGTATGAAGCAGATGAAGGTACCCTGTGGACACTGTTGCTAACTAATCTGG ATGGGCACCTGCGAGACACTGCCTCTGAGTACATCCACTGGTTGGT GACAAACATTCCAGGCAACGAtgttggggcagggaaggagatttGCCATTACTTCCCTCCGTTCCCTGCCAAGGGAACAGGGTACCACCGTTTTACCTTCCTCCTCTTCAAGCAGGACCGTTTGATAGATTTCAGCGAAGATGTTCGACCGACACCATG CCACAGTCTCAAGATGAGAACTTTCAAGACCTTTGATTTCTACAGGAAGCATGAGAAGGACatgaccccagctgggctggcgtTTTTCCAGTGCCAGTGGGATGACACTGTTACTCACGTCTTTCGCCAGCTTCTTG ACATGAAGGAGCCGGTGTTTGATTTTGTGCGTCCCTCTGTGTATCACCCTCCTCAGAAGAAGTTTCCACACCTGCAGCCTCTGAGGTACCTAGACAGGTATCGGGATAGCGATGAGCCCACATATGGCATTTACTGA
- the MRPL38 gene encoding large ribosomal subunit protein mL38 isoform X1: MILPHAGVGLRDLWRSAFSVIKCDAFNLTALCRRTAPLGPMPNEDIDVSKLDILEKYRSFTLYFKAAEKESKKTPWWRTYKKYITSEQDEDAKINIGLPCYRPTRSQELKMRKEIMKQNRQNVDMERATRLRTLQIPLDEVRAEWEKRSGPFHKQRVAEYYGIYRDLFSGATFAPRVILRVEYSQDDEHVVPVYHGNMVTPTEAYRPPEVMYEADEGTLWTLLLTNLDGHLRDTASEYIHWLVTNIPGNDVGAGKEICHYFPPFPAKGTGYHRFTFLLFKQDRLIDFSEDVRPTPCHSLKMRTFKTFDFYRKHEKDMTPAGLAFFQCQWDDTVTHVFRQLLDMKEPVFDFVRPSVYHPPQKKFPHLQPLRYLDRYRDSDEPTYGIY, translated from the exons atgatcctgcctcatgcgGGGGTTGGACTacgtgacctctggaggtctgcCTTCTCTGTGATTAAGTGTGATGCTTTCAATTTAA CTGCACTCTGTAGAAGGACAGCCCCTCTCGGGCCAATGCCTAACGAAGATATAGATGTCAGCAAATTGGATATATTGGAGAAATACCGAAGCTTCACACTCTATTTCAAAGCAGCTGAAAAAGAAAGTAAGAAGACGCCTTGGTGGAGAACATACAAGAAGTACATAACGTCAGAGCAAG ATGAAGATGCAAAGATAAACATTGGCCTGCCTTGCTATAGACCAACACGGTCCCAGGAACTCAAGATGAGAAAAGAGATCATGAAACAGAACCGCCAGAATGTGGATATGGAAAGAGCGACCCGACTCAGAACAT TGCAGATTCCACTTGATGAAGTCAGAGCTGAGTGGGAGAAACGTAGCGGCCCCTTCCACAAGCAACGGGTTGCAGAATATTATGGGATCTATCGGGATCTGTTCAGTGGAGCCACCTTTGCACCCAGAGTTATCTTGCGAGTAGAATACAGCCAAGATGATGAGCATGTTGTACCAGTATATCATGGGAACATGGTGACACCCACCGAG GCTTACAGGCCACCTGAGGTGATGTATGAAGCAGATGAAGGTACCCTGTGGACACTGTTGCTAACTAATCTGG ATGGGCACCTGCGAGACACTGCCTCTGAGTACATCCACTGGTTGGT GACAAACATTCCAGGCAACGAtgttggggcagggaaggagatttGCCATTACTTCCCTCCGTTCCCTGCCAAGGGAACAGGGTACCACCGTTTTACCTTCCTCCTCTTCAAGCAGGACCGTTTGATAGATTTCAGCGAAGATGTTCGACCGACACCATG CCACAGTCTCAAGATGAGAACTTTCAAGACCTTTGATTTCTACAGGAAGCATGAGAAGGACatgaccccagctgggctggcgtTTTTCCAGTGCCAGTGGGATGACACTGTTACTCACGTCTTTCGCCAGCTTCTTG ACATGAAGGAGCCGGTGTTTGATTTTGTGCGTCCCTCTGTGTATCACCCTCCTCAGAAGAAGTTTCCACACCTGCAGCCTCTGAGGTACCTAGACAGGTATCGGGATAGCGATGAGCCCACATATGGCATTTACTGA
- the MRPL38 gene encoding large ribosomal subunit protein mL38 isoform X3 — MPNEDIDVSKLDILEKYRSFTLYFKAAEKESKKTPWWRTYKKYITSEQDEDAKINIGLPCYRPTRSQELKMRKEIMKQNRQNVDMERATRLRTLQIPLDEVRAEWEKRSGPFHKQRVAEYYGIYRDLFSGATFAPRVILRVEYSQDDEHVVPVYHGNMVTPTEAYRPPEVMYEADEGTLWTLLLTNLDGHLRDTASEYIHWLVTNIPGNDVGAGKEICHYFPPFPAKGTGYHRFTFLLFKQDRLIDFSEDVRPTPCHSLKMRTFKTFDFYRKHEKDMTPAGLAFFQCQWDDTVTHVFRQLLDMKEPVFDFVRPSVYHPPQKKFPHLQPLRYLDRYRDSDEPTYGIY; from the exons ATGCCTAACGAAGATATAGATGTCAGCAAATTGGATATATTGGAGAAATACCGAAGCTTCACACTCTATTTCAAAGCAGCTGAAAAAGAAAGTAAGAAGACGCCTTGGTGGAGAACATACAAGAAGTACATAACGTCAGAGCAAG ATGAAGATGCAAAGATAAACATTGGCCTGCCTTGCTATAGACCAACACGGTCCCAGGAACTCAAGATGAGAAAAGAGATCATGAAACAGAACCGCCAGAATGTGGATATGGAAAGAGCGACCCGACTCAGAACAT TGCAGATTCCACTTGATGAAGTCAGAGCTGAGTGGGAGAAACGTAGCGGCCCCTTCCACAAGCAACGGGTTGCAGAATATTATGGGATCTATCGGGATCTGTTCAGTGGAGCCACCTTTGCACCCAGAGTTATCTTGCGAGTAGAATACAGCCAAGATGATGAGCATGTTGTACCAGTATATCATGGGAACATGGTGACACCCACCGAG GCTTACAGGCCACCTGAGGTGATGTATGAAGCAGATGAAGGTACCCTGTGGACACTGTTGCTAACTAATCTGG ATGGGCACCTGCGAGACACTGCCTCTGAGTACATCCACTGGTTGGT GACAAACATTCCAGGCAACGAtgttggggcagggaaggagatttGCCATTACTTCCCTCCGTTCCCTGCCAAGGGAACAGGGTACCACCGTTTTACCTTCCTCCTCTTCAAGCAGGACCGTTTGATAGATTTCAGCGAAGATGTTCGACCGACACCATG CCACAGTCTCAAGATGAGAACTTTCAAGACCTTTGATTTCTACAGGAAGCATGAGAAGGACatgaccccagctgggctggcgtTTTTCCAGTGCCAGTGGGATGACACTGTTACTCACGTCTTTCGCCAGCTTCTTG ACATGAAGGAGCCGGTGTTTGATTTTGTGCGTCCCTCTGTGTATCACCCTCCTCAGAAGAAGTTTCCACACCTGCAGCCTCTGAGGTACCTAGACAGGTATCGGGATAGCGATGAGCCCACATATGGCATTTACTGA